The following proteins come from a genomic window of Iamia sp. SCSIO 61187:
- a CDS encoding DUF4352 domain-containing protein has translation MSGPVLRGRGSEMLTYERQMPPGWYPDPMQAGHQREWNGQQWIGPSVPVGGQEKRGFPKVLIPVFACLALAFVAVVGGALAGTPEDEVATVRADQPTTTEPATTTSPDEAAAETEEPATEPATTEPATTAAPTTEAPTTAPPVTEPEREQYEGQDLYRVGETATSGDFDITVHTVEDPYISTNQFEVPPDGQRFVAVEITITNNTSEAEPFSSLLNVEVKDSENRVWDAAFAGFDRPQLDGQVAPGASVRGWVTFGVGSDVTGLVMRIRGNLTATGSVFALG, from the coding sequence GTGAGCGGGCCAGTCCTCAGAGGGAGGGGTTCAGAGATGCTGACCTACGAACGACAGATGCCGCCCGGGTGGTACCCGGACCCGATGCAGGCGGGGCACCAGCGGGAGTGGAACGGGCAGCAGTGGATCGGCCCGTCCGTGCCCGTCGGTGGTCAGGAGAAGCGCGGGTTCCCGAAGGTCCTCATCCCGGTGTTCGCCTGCCTGGCGCTGGCGTTCGTCGCGGTCGTCGGTGGGGCGCTGGCGGGGACGCCCGAGGACGAGGTGGCCACCGTCCGCGCCGATCAGCCGACCACGACCGAGCCGGCGACGACCACATCGCCAGACGAGGCGGCAGCAGAGACCGAGGAACCGGCCACCGAGCCGGCCACGACCGAGCCGGCCACGACCGCAGCCCCCACGACCGAGGCACCGACGACGGCGCCGCCGGTGACGGAGCCCGAGCGGGAGCAGTACGAAGGGCAGGACCTCTACCGGGTCGGCGAGACGGCGACGTCCGGTGACTTCGACATCACGGTCCACACGGTGGAAGACCCGTACATCTCGACCAACCAGTTCGAGGTGCCACCCGACGGTCAGCGGTTCGTCGCGGTCGAGATCACGATCACCAACAACACGAGCGAGGCCGAGCCGTTCTCCTCGCTCCTGAACGTCGAGGTGAAGGACAGCGAGAACAGGGTGTGGGATGCGGCGTTCGCCGGGTTCGATCGTCCGCAGCTCGACGGCCAGGTGGCGCCCGGCGCGAGCGTGCGGGGTTGGGTCACCTTCGGTGTGGGTTCCGACGTGACGGGCCTCGTCATGCGGATCCGCGGGAACCTGACCGCCACCGGGTCGGTGTTCGCACTCGGCTGA
- a CDS encoding inositol monophosphatase, with protein MTDDELLEVLVAASAAIAEALSSTDDWGVADTVPGQHHSDLAADAAALDVLQEAGLAVYSEESGWTDRHQGLTVVIDPLDGSTNASRGISWWATSLCIVDEEGPRVAVVDDLVHGSRAVAIRGQGAHVDGDPAEASGCADLRSAIVGLNGLPARHLGWAQCRALGAAALDMCAVAAGRLDAFLDCSGDGLAPWDYMGALLICREAGATVVAFDDRPLHDLTAPVRRPLVAAATPALATTLRDRYRSVGPLPWGGWEP; from the coding sequence GTGACCGACGACGAGCTGCTCGAGGTGCTGGTCGCGGCGTCGGCGGCGATCGCCGAGGCCCTGTCCTCGACCGACGACTGGGGTGTCGCCGACACCGTGCCGGGCCAGCACCACAGCGACCTGGCGGCCGACGCCGCCGCCCTCGACGTGCTGCAGGAGGCCGGGCTGGCCGTCTACAGCGAGGAGAGCGGCTGGACCGACCGGCACCAGGGCCTGACCGTCGTGATCGACCCCCTCGACGGCAGCACCAACGCCTCCCGGGGCATCTCGTGGTGGGCCACGTCGCTGTGCATCGTCGACGAGGAGGGCCCCCGGGTCGCCGTGGTGGACGACCTCGTGCACGGTTCCCGGGCCGTGGCCATCCGGGGCCAGGGCGCCCACGTCGACGGTGACCCGGCGGAGGCCAGCGGCTGCGCCGACCTCCGGAGCGCCATCGTCGGACTGAACGGGCTGCCGGCCCGGCACCTCGGCTGGGCCCAGTGCCGCGCTCTCGGGGCGGCGGCGCTCGACATGTGCGCGGTGGCGGCGGGCCGGCTCGACGCCTTCCTCGACTGCAGCGGCGACGGCCTGGCCCCGTGGGACTACATGGGGGCGCTGCTGATCTGCCGCGAGGCCGGGGCCACCGTCGTCGCCTTCGACGACCGGCCGCTCCACGACCTGACCGCACCGGTCCGCCGCCCGCTGGTGGCCGCCGCGACCCCCGCCCTGGCCACGACGCTGCGCGACCGCTACCGCTCCGTCGGCCCGCTGCCCTGGGGGGGATGGGAGCCGTAG
- a CDS encoding NUDIX hydrolase — MHPGLHRTLLRLFRALPTGARRRVVRTIAPSFTVGSMCFIERPDGALLLVRHVYRRRWGVPGGLLERGEEPAEAAVREVREEVGLDIVLLGEPAVVVDPEPQRVDIVYRARVAPGVDWRDAAPRSPEIGTVEWFPPRDLPELQHETAGAFVALARVRGAGEGEQPPRVPSAR, encoded by the coding sequence ATGCACCCCGGCCTGCACCGCACCCTGCTCAGGCTGTTCCGCGCCCTGCCCACCGGGGCCCGTCGGCGGGTCGTCCGCACCATCGCCCCGTCGTTCACCGTCGGCTCGATGTGCTTCATCGAGAGGCCCGACGGAGCCCTGCTGCTGGTCCGCCACGTCTACCGACGCCGCTGGGGCGTGCCCGGGGGCCTGCTCGAGCGCGGTGAGGAGCCGGCCGAGGCCGCCGTGCGCGAGGTGCGCGAGGAGGTCGGCCTCGACATCGTCCTCCTCGGCGAGCCCGCCGTCGTGGTCGACCCCGAGCCCCAGCGGGTGGACATCGTCTACCGGGCGCGCGTCGCCCCCGGCGTCGACTGGCGCGACGCCGCGCCCCGCAGCCCCGAGATCGGCACGGTCGAGTGGTTCCCACCCCGCGACCTGCCCGAGCTCCAGCACGAGACGGCCGGCGCCTTCGTCGCCCTCGCCCGGGTGCGCGGGGCCGGCGAGGGCGAGCAGCCGCCCCGCGTCCCGTCGGCCCGCTGA